Part of the Brassica oleracea var. oleracea cultivar TO1000 chromosome C8, BOL, whole genome shotgun sequence genome is shown below.
CATTATGTTTACGAGACAACGAGCGACCCTATCCGACCTTTGGAACCTATCTCAGGGAGCGAACCAAAGCCTCCGCGACTTCATGGAGAAGTTCAAAGCAGTCGCTTCGAAGGTGCATATCCCGGACAGCATCGCCGTTGACGCGTTGAATACCCTATACTTCAAGTCTCTGTTTCGCGAGGATCTCTACAGAAACCCCACCAAGTCGCTTCAAGACGCTATCGCAAGGTCGAATAACTTCATCAGAATGGAAGAAGACACAGCAGTGATGCTCAAGAAAATGAATGCGGCCGCTAAACCGACGACTGGTCCAAAAGCTCCTGAGGCACGCCTAAGAACCCCGACAAAACGCCACATGCAACAAGTCTAATCAGCAGAAAAGCTTCGTCTATGTCGTCGAAGATAAAAACCCGCCCCCGGGATCGACTGTCGTCGTGCGCGAGAAGGGTTGGAACGTCTGGGAGAACGTCGAGAAGCCGCATACCTCTTCGGCACCTTCAACTTTGAATCCTGGCCCGACCGAGCCAAACCTATGGTGCAGCTACCATAAGTCCAAGGCGCACGATACGAGGAACTGCAGGCATCTGGTCGACACCCTCTTCTCATCTTACGAAAACGGAACAGCCAACGTCGAGCTTCCCAAGCCTAGGCAGAACAACGCCAAGAGCTGGAGCAAGAACAAAGAGAAGAAAGCTCATAAAAATCAAGACAAGGCCGGAGCCCGACACAAACGCGCAGAAGATGATAAACCAGAGGAGCAGAACGAAGACGAGGGCGAAGCACAAATCGAAGAAGAACAACCTCGTAACCGTCGACGTGTCCAAGTCATCCTCGCACGACCGAGTTCTTCCTCAGACGAAGAAGAGGACAACAAAGTCCGCGACTCGCACGAACACTCCAACAAGCGACCAAGTGAGAACGGAGTACCGGAAGAGTCGAGTGATTTGAGAAACAAGCTTAGGCGTAAATCGCATACAACCGACCGCATGCACAAATCTAAGGACGATCTTCGCTCAATAATCGAAGAGTCCAAGGCTAAAAGAGTCGAAGACTCCAGTGTTTGACCCCACCTCAAGCCACGAGTCGTCGACCTGCGCGATCAGCTCAACTCGAAATCAGAAGACCTCAGGATCAAGCTCAACCGACCTAAATGTTAAGACTTACGACGAAAGCTGGAGGTGACGAAAGCCAAGAACGGTGACGGACACGAACCTATTGTCGAGGTCTCGTCTAACGACCTAAGGGTCCATCTACAAAACATGCGGGTCGAGCGCGCTCCCTTCTTAAACGTGATTATGGGAGGCTCGCCACCTTGCGGCGACTCGGTTGGGTCAGTCAAGGACCATTGACGACAGGCAGTAACCTCAAAGAAATGGCCATCGAAACCTGAGAATGATCCCTCGATCACTTTCTCATCTGACGATGCCATCGGCGTTCACCTACCTCATAACGACCCCCTACTCGTCGAAGTAGGAATCGCGAAGTTGGACGTCGCCAAAGTTCTAGTTGATACTGGCAGTTCGGTTGATCTGATCTTTCGCGATACACTCGATAAGATGGGAGTCAATTTGCGCGATATGAAACCGCCGTCTCACTCCCTCACCGGATTCAACGGAGCTTCCGAGACGATGATCGGAATGATCAAGCTCCCAGTCTACGCTTGTGGAGTAACACGCACAGTCAAGTTTTCTGTTATCCAAACAAAGGCTCCATATAACGCAATCCTCGGGACCCCCTGGTTACATTCGATGAAGGCAATATCATCGATGGATCATCAGTGCGTGAAGTTCCCAGGACCGAACGGTCAAGTGCAGACACTTCGCGGGGACCAGGAGGCGGCACGTGATCTACTGATTGCAACGGTGAAGATGCAACAATCGACTCCTCGAATCAACGCAATAGCAAAGCAAATCCAACCTCAAAAAGATGAGATTCTAGAAGTCGCGATCGACGACTCAGACCAAAGCAAAGTAGTCCGAGTCGGCGCTTTCCTCTCCGAAGAAATGCAACGCGCGATGATCAACTTTCTGAAACGAACGCATCAACGTTCGCTTGGGCGACGTCAGATATGAGGGGAATAAATCCTGCCATAACCTCCCATGAGTTGAATGTAGATCCAAGCATCAAGCCTGTTCGCCAAAAGAGACATAAGCTTGGCCCCGAACGAAGCAAGGCCGTCAACGAAGAAGTCGAGCGACTCCTCGCAGCCGGTTCAATCGCCGAAGTATGATACCCGGAGTGGTTGGCAAACCCGATCGTTGTCAAGAAGAAGAACGGAAAGTGGCGCGTCTGCGTCGACTTTACCGATCTAAACAAGGCATGGCCCAAAGACAGCTACCCACTTCCACATATCGATCGACTGGTCGAGTCGACCGCTGGAAACAAGCTGTTGACTTTCATGGACGCCTTCTCAGGATACAATCAAATCATGATGCACCCAGACAATCGAGAGAAGACAACGTTCATCACCGATAGAGGGATGTACTGTTACAAAGTGATGCCATTCGGCCTTAAGAACGCCGGTGCGACTTACCAACGACTCGTCAATCGATTGTTCGCCGACAAATTGCGGAACACGATGGAGGTCTACATCGACGACATGCTGGTTAAGTCACTCCGCGCGGCGGACCATCTAAATCATCTAAAAGAATGCTTCAAAACGCTGAATGAGTACGGAATGAAACTCAACCCGACAAAATGCACCTTCGGC
Proteins encoded:
- the LOC106308545 gene encoding uncharacterized protein LOC106308545, coding for MGVNLRDMKPPSHSLTGFNGASETMIGMIKLPVYACGVTRTVKFSVIQTKAPYNAILGTPWLHSMKAISSMDHQCVKFPGPNGQVQTLRGDQEAARDLLIATVKMQQSTPRINAIAKQIQPQKDEILEVAIDDSDQSKVVRVGAFLSEEMQRAMINFLKRTHQHPSIKPVRQKRHKLGPERSKAVNEEVERLLAAGSIAEV